The following are encoded in a window of bacterium HR17 genomic DNA:
- a CDS encoding D-psicose 3-epimerase, translated as MRLAVRENMVPGATLTEKFRHLQAWGYDAIELTRSSRQECLEEVKQAMRVTGVQVSIVSSIGGGALIEARKEERDRAVQSHKTALEIASELNAVGVISVPLLPTKMQNRPRLPDLSPWQKVEELEWQMMVALYGELADYAQRLGNVVVIVEPLNRYEQWHPNRVEQAVALCRAVGNPHLRTMFDFFHANIEEGDMAEAIRLGGSYLANIHIADSNRLTPPHGHTDFRPCFRALKEIGYGKFMGLECSVVGDPADDLPRCARYLRQLWEEA; from the coding sequence ATGCGGTTAGCGGTGCGGGAGAACATGGTGCCCGGCGCAACCTTGACGGAAAAGTTCCGCCACCTGCAGGCATGGGGTTATGACGCCATTGAGTTGACCCGCAGCAGCCGTCAGGAATGCCTAGAGGAAGTGAAGCAAGCGATGCGGGTCACGGGCGTGCAGGTCAGCATCGTGTCGTCCATCGGGGGCGGGGCGTTGATTGAAGCCCGCAAAGAAGAGCGCGACCGTGCCGTGCAATCCCACAAGACGGCGCTGGAAATCGCCAGCGAGTTGAACGCTGTCGGCGTCATCAGCGTTCCCTTGTTGCCGACGAAAATGCAAAACCGCCCTCGTTTGCCCGACCTTTCGCCGTGGCAGAAGGTGGAAGAGTTGGAATGGCAGATGATGGTGGCGCTTTACGGTGAACTGGCGGATTACGCGCAACGGTTGGGCAATGTCGTCGTCATCGTGGAACCGCTCAACCGCTACGAGCAATGGCATCCCAACCGCGTGGAGCAAGCCGTCGCGTTGTGCCGCGCCGTCGGCAACCCACACCTGCGGACGATGTTTGACTTCTTCCACGCCAACATTGAGGAAGGGGACATGGCGGAAGCCATTCGGCTGGGTGGCTCTTACCTTGCCAACATCCACATCGCTGACAGCAACCGCCTGACACCGCCGCACGGACATACCGATTTCCGTCCGTGCTTTCGCGCCCTCAAAGAGATCGGCTACGGCAAGTTTATGGGCTTGGAGTGTAGCGTCGTCGGTGACCCAGCGGACGATTTGCCTCGGTGTGCCCGCTATTTGCGGCAACTGTGGGAAGAAGCGTAG
- the gfo_6 gene encoding Glucose--fructose oxidoreductase, giving the protein MAVIQLGVIGCGVIGRQHLKVATTLSSVQVVAVADVREEVAQAAAQEFGVPRVYGSAEALLSDPNVDAVVLAFPAAGRAQVALRAFAEGKHVLVEKPVAINTNEVRQMVAAKGDLIAGCCSSRHRFLPSAQVVKEALDSRLLGDLRLIRIRAIRPADGPPATPPPAWRLRRDLNGGGILMNWGCYDLDYLLWLLDWRWRPQWVLAQMWTVPSPFIPHVAPGSDAETHVVALMRDEALTVAYERGEYMPTAPDDVWEIIGEQGALRFKMVPDKAKVVMFYEGTTERGVTPKVLWQGDESWDTAHRGPLADFAAAILERRQPQTSLEQALVVQQITDAIYASSAHGAPQRIEWGV; this is encoded by the coding sequence ATGGCGGTCATTCAGTTGGGCGTCATCGGTTGCGGGGTTATCGGACGGCAGCATTTGAAGGTCGCGACGACTTTGTCGTCCGTCCAAGTCGTAGCCGTCGCCGATGTCCGCGAGGAAGTCGCGCAGGCAGCGGCGCAGGAATTCGGTGTGCCCCGCGTTTACGGAAGCGCTGAAGCGTTGCTGAGCGACCCTAATGTGGACGCGGTCGTTTTGGCGTTCCCCGCAGCGGGGCGGGCGCAAGTGGCGTTGCGCGCTTTTGCGGAAGGGAAGCATGTGCTCGTGGAAAAACCTGTCGCAATAAACACCAATGAAGTGCGCCAGATGGTCGCCGCCAAAGGCGACTTGATTGCGGGCTGTTGCTCATCGCGCCATCGTTTTTTGCCGTCGGCGCAAGTCGTCAAGGAAGCGTTGGACAGCAGGCTGTTGGGCGATTTGCGGCTCATCCGCATCCGCGCTATCCGCCCTGCCGACGGACCGCCAGCGACACCCCCGCCCGCGTGGCGGTTGCGGCGGGATTTGAACGGGGGCGGCATTTTGATGAACTGGGGCTGTTACGACTTGGACTACCTTCTGTGGCTGCTGGATTGGCGTTGGCGCCCTCAATGGGTGCTGGCGCAAATGTGGACGGTGCCATCGCCTTTCATCCCTCATGTCGCTCCGGGCTCTGACGCCGAAACGCATGTCGTCGCCTTAATGCGCGATGAGGCGTTGACCGTCGCTTACGAGCGGGGCGAATACATGCCGACAGCCCCCGACGATGTGTGGGAAATCATCGGCGAACAGGGGGCGTTGCGGTTCAAGATGGTGCCCGACAAGGCGAAAGTCGTCATGTTTTACGAAGGGACGACGGAACGGGGTGTGACGCCCAAAGTGCTGTGGCAAGGTGATGAAAGTTGGGACACCGCCCATCGCGGACCGTTGGCGGACTTCGCCGCTGCCATTTTGGAGCGGCGGCAACCGCAAACGAGTTTGGAGCAGGCGCTTGTCGTCCAGCAAATCACCGATGCCATTTACGCATCTTCGGCGCATGGCGCACCCCAAAGGATTGAGTGGGGAGTGTGA